The nucleotide sequence ATTGACCACCATAGTCTCGCAGCACTATTAGAAAAGCATGCCGTGAAGGACAGGTACATTATTCCTCGCGATGGCGATACCGTGATACTAACAACAAATTATTGAGAATCTAACAGTGGTTAGCTCGGCTTTCAGAGAGGCTTTGAAACACTAGTTATCGGGTACTACGTCAATCTGAGTGCCATAATTGCACATGTGAATAATCGATGGGTTTTCTTGGTTTCATGCTAACGCTCCCCCTGTACAAGGATAGCGTTGCATTCACCAGTTGAACTCAAGACGTCTTAAGGATCTTCACACTGCCGTTGGGTTTTATGTGCTCAATTCATTGTATTTCGGAAGGACGGAGGGTCAACACTTCATAACCATTTTGAGTAAAGAGTATGGTGTGCTCCCATTGAGCAGATAACTTTTTGTCCCGGGTAGCCACAGTCCAGCCGTCTTTTTTCAATTTGGTTTTATGGCTACCTTGATTGATCATAGGTTCAATAGTAAATGTCATGCCGGCTTGTAATTGCATACCCGAATTCGCGGAGCCAAAGTGCAACACTTGACGCCTTAGTCTCTTGTTATGTTTACATTACTCTACAGCCTTCTTTATATATTTTGATACTTTAGAGTTAGAAACCGCTGCATCACCATAAATTTTAGGTGATGGAAAATACTCAGCATTCAACTGTATTTCCGACGCTACAGCCTCATCAAAATAATCAGCAACAAATGCTAAAGTCATATCCATACCTGCAGAAACACCTGCTGATGACCAGATATTACCGTCTTTAATATAACGCTCCTCGATAACCTCAACGGAGGTATCTTGTTTTAGTTCATCAAGAAACGCCCAATGTGTTGTCGCTTTTTTGTTAGCAAAAAGTCCCGCTCTTTGCATTAAGTACATGCCAGTGCAAATAGATAAAATACTGTGAGATTGACTACTAGTTTCTTTTAAATATTGAATTACATCAGGATCTTCCATCGCCAACCTCGCGCCACTACCTCCAGGAACAATTAAGACATCAGGAAAAATATTTTCAGTAAAATGTATATCAGCATTAAATCGCATTCCATGCTCACCCGAAGGATTCATAGAATTTAACGAAATAAGTTTAGGAGGCTCACAAAGTTTCATTTCAGCTAAAAGCCCAATAAGTTCCCATGAGCCAACTAAATCTAATTCTTCAACTTTGTCAAAAATAGCAAAATATATTTTCAAAACTACTCCTTGTCCGACTGTAAACATAACTTTTCAATAACGGGCGCAGACATGTGGGGCATAATGGCGAAGCCGCCCCGCGTGTATGCGTGCCAGCGAACGAAATGAGTGTGTTGATTAGGTTGTTAGCTGCCACTGTAAAATTGAAAAGTGATAGCATATACGCTAGCATAAAGGGTATGAATAAAGTAGTTATTGACACCAGTGTACTTATTAGTGCTCTGATTGGCAAAACAGGCCCTGCCCGAGAAGTGATACGGCAATGCTTGTTGGGTCAGCTAAAACCGCTCATTAGCACGACCTTATTTTTGGAATACGAAGCAGTAAGTAAGCGAGACAAGATCAAAGAGTTGTGCCCGCTTATCGAGGACGAAGTGAGCGAGTTGCTAGCAGCATTTTTTAGTGTTTGCGAATGGGTGCAGATACATTATTTGTGGCGGCCAAATTTAAAAGATGAAGGCGATAACTTTCTTATTGAACTTGCAGTAGCAGGAAATGCCGAGAGCATTATTACGAATAACCTAAAAGACCTGCGAAATGCGGAATTACAATTTGATGGTTTGAAAGTGTTAGCGCCCGAAGATTATTTGAGAGGAGTTTAATATGTCCACTTTAACCGTACGTTTACCAGACGATAAGCATAATCGATTGAAGGCTTTGGCGGCGCATAAAAAGTTGAGCTTAAACAAATTGATAGAAGAGTTGTCTACACAAGCGATAGCTGAATTTGATACTGAGGTAAGATTTAAGGCTATTGCTGCTACTGGAGACAAAAAGAAAGGTTTAGAGCTTCTAGATAAGCTTGATTCACATTTTGGCAGCTAACAATTTAATAAGGCGCAAATTGCGAGTTTTTCTACCGATCTACCGCTCGTTTTTGTCCATATTGTCATGCTTACCCAGTTTGTGAAAGCCGATGTTCGTGATCATAACTGAGCGTTGTTAAGTTTGCTGCCATCAATTTACTTCACTTCCGTTTTTTCACATTTATCCATTTAAGGTAAACCTAACTCGCGTTTCACCATAGCCACCGACAACTTTTTTTGTTCTTGCAGCGAACGTGTATCTAAACGTTCAAGCAAGCCCAGCAAACTGCGCAAATCTCTATCACTATGATAAAGCAAAAACTGAAGCGCCTGTTCCGATAACTTTAGTCCTCGTTGAGACGCCCTTAAACGTAAAACATCCTTACGCGAGTCATCATCAAGGGTATTTAAGTGATAAATCACCCCCCAGGCTAAACGGGATCGCAAATCGGGCAAAACAAACTTAGGGTGACTGGGCCCAAGTTGACTACTGCCCACCACTAGCGCCCCCGGGTTTTCTATAACACGATTAAACAGGTCAAAAAGTGCTTCTTCCCACGCGGTAATGCCTGCTACAGCATGTATATTGTCTAAACAGATAAGCGATAAATTTTCTAATCCATCGAAGATATCGAGCGACCACTGGGCATGTTGATTTAAATTGATATATATATGGTTTACCTGTTGCGTGGCCAATTGATGACACAGCGCATAAAGCAAGTGGCTTTTCCCCACGCCACTGCCACCCTGTAGGGTAACCAGCGGCAAATGAAGAGAGGCAAGACTCACCAGCCTGGGTTCGTCTCGCCACTGTGGCATGCCAGTCGCAACATCTTTTAGCAATGTAACCACCTCTTGATTCCCTTTGTCGATGATACTTTCAAAGGTTTCATCGGTAGGTAGGGTTACAGGTAATGGCAGTTGCGACGTAAAGGTGTCTATGATTAATTACCCCAATAAAAGGTGTAGCTTTCGACAACCTGCCCGTAGACATCTGTGACTGGACGAAGTTTGTTTTCTAGCCGAACGGTGTTAATCAAATCTTGCGCGCTACCCAGCAACGTAATGGTATAGGTAGCCACTGAACCTTCTTGTTGAATAAGTGCTGCACTGTCTACCACGCTCAAGCTATTTAAATAGGCGGTAGCGTTCGCGTAACTAGTGACCGAGTTCACATTGGCTATGGATACAGTAATCGTCACTTTTTCAGCATCGCTGGCCCCTGGGATAATGGCATATTGCGCCGACAGGTAGTTGGAATACGCATCGACAAGAAGCGACGCTAAAGTCGCCGGATCGTCTGCAAATATGCTGCCGTAACTCACTTTACCACCGCCCACAAATACCCAATCTAACGCGTAGTCACCCTGCTCTGCGCGCTGGGCATAGGTGGTAAATTCATCCATGGTAAAGGGTGGCATAGACACATTTGTAACACCTTCTACTGAATCATCATCGCCCGCCTCTGACATCGCATCGGTGTTATAAGGTTGCTCTGCCGTTTCAGCAGTATAATCACTCTCGTGAGCAACAGGGTTGTCATTCAGATCTGCTGTGACTAAATCCTGAGAATCACCCCGCGTAGCGTCTAATTGCAGCTGTTCCAAACGTGCAGTCTCTCCTGGCACTTCACTCACAGTGCCCGGCTCATTTTTATACACTCTTGCGCCAATGACATTATCCACACTGTAGCGATTAGACGCCTGAGTGAGCGACTGTACAAAACGCCCCCATACATCATAGATAGAAATGGTGGTTCTGTCGGTTAAATCCATTAAAGGGAAACTTAACGGCAGCCCTCTCTCTTTCGCCTTGGCACTTAAGTGTTCTCGCATCTCGCTAGGGGTAGTTTCATCTAACAGCTGTCTTTCTCCAGACTCACTGTCTTCTGTGGCCATCCATAATAACGTCTCTGGACGGCGTTCCCCCCAAAGCGGCAAGCCTTCTCGCTGCAACAACTCGTTCAGCTTTATTTTATCGAATTCAGCCACATAAAGGGTCTCCCCCTCTCGAAAGTCAAACCGATAAGAACGAAGGTAGGCTTGTGGCGTGCGTAAGGCGGCTTTTACACCTGGGTTTTGCAGCGCATCTTTATTGCCCGTAATTTTTATCATTACCTGCTTAAACGCCGATTTTAGCGCGCTATCCTGTGAACGCTGACTTTGGTCGTCTACCGCAATCGCGGCAATATTGGTTTGTATAACCTGTGTAGCTTCAACATGACCAGACACCAACGCAGACAGTACGATAGACGTTGCCCAAAAACCTAAGCAGCCACGCACGCTTCCTTTTCTAAGAGAAATCAATTGCTTTATTACTCCAATTACGTTCATAAGGTCTCACAGATATACGGCTATTCTCTTTCATCTGATGACTTTTTTCATCATTAATTTATGCATTACGTGCCACGATGGTGGAATATATCCAGGAAATACTCACTCCACCCCGTACAACGCACTAATGAGACAAAAAATAAAGGCGCACCACATACCCCGTTGAAAACCCGCCTGCGATCATTTTTAGCCCTTCAACTTTAAATTTGAAGAATATGCCAGATATCCCCGTTTGAAAATTGGACTTGTGGTCACTTGCTGGTAGAATCCGCGTTTTTCTACCTCTTTGTTCTAGGGTTCACACGTGAGCGAAAATAAAACCTCTCTAAGTTATAAAGATGCTGGTGTTGATATTGATGCAGGAAATCAACTTGTCGAACGCATAAAGTCGGTGACGAAAAAAACACACCGACCTGAAGTTAAGGGAAACTTGGGAGGCTTTGGCGCACTTTGCGAATTGCCGACGAAATACAAGAAACCACTGCTTGTCTCTGGTACTGACGGTGTAGGCACCAAATTACGGGTAGCGATGGATGCAAACCGTCACGATGGTGTAGGTATAGACTTAGTGGCAATGTGTGTTAACGACCTTATTGTACAAGGTGCAGAGCCATTATTCTTTCTCGATTACTACGCGACAGGTAAACTCGACGTAGACGTAGCAGCATCGGTGGTTACTGGCATTGGCGAAGGCTGTGAACAAGCAGGCTGCGCACTGATTGGCGGTGAAACTGCTGAAATGCCAGGCATGTACCACGATGGTGACTATGATATTGCGGGCTTCTGTGTGGGCGTTGTTGAAGCAGATAATGTGATTGATGGCAGTAAAGTCAAACCTGGACAAAAGCTTATCGCCTTAGGATCTTCCGGTCCCCATTCCAATGGCTACTCACTTATCCGTAAAATCTTAGAAGTTAGTGAAGCTGATGTAAATGAAGCGCTTGAAGGGCAACCTCTTATTGAGCACTTGCTAGCCCCTACCCGTATTTACGTAAAATCTGTTTTAGCCCTGCTAGAAGAGGTTGATGTCAGTGCGATTTCACATATTACGGGCGGCGGTTTCTGGGAAAACATTCCACGTGTACTTCCTGATGATGCGAAAGTGGTGATTGACGAATCTAGCTGGCAGTGGCCATCAATCTTCAATTGGTTACAAGAAAAGGGCAACGTTACGCAACACGAAATGTACCGTACATTTAACTGCGGTGTTGGTTTAGTTATCGTGGTGGACGAAAACGTTGTAGAGCAAGCGCTAGCAATACTGAAAGCTCACGGTGAAAATGCATGGCTCATCGGCCACATCGAAGCGAAAGACGGTGAACAACAGGTAGAGATTAATTCGTGAGTACAACGAAAGCCAAACTGTGTGTGCTGATTTCCGGTAACGGAAGTAACTTGCAGGCCATGATTGATGCCGTAGATGCCGGTAGGCTAAACGCAGAGATTGTTGGGGTTATCAGTAATCGCCCCAACGCCTATGGGTTAACGCGAGCTGAAAATGCTGGCATTAAAACGCTTTGCTTAGATCACACCGAATATGCTGATAGAGCGGCCTACGATGTAGAACTTCAACGAGCCATTGAATCCTTGCAAGCCGATGCTATCGTGCTTGCTGGGTTTATGCGTATCCTCACCCCGGAGTTTGTTGACGCTTTTGCTGGAAAATTACTGAACATTCATCCGTCTTTGTTGCCTAAATACAAAGGGTTGAACACCCATCAGCGTGCCATAGATAACGGCGACAAAGAACACGGCGTTAGTGTACACTTTGTTACGCCTGAGCTTGATGGTGGCCCAGTAATCATTCAAAGCCGTGTTCCTGTGTTTGAAGATGACACCGCGGATGATTTGGCTGAGCGTGTTCAAGAACAGGAACGTCGCATTTACCCACTGGTACTTTCATGGTTCAGTGCAGGGCGACTTAAAATGCTTAACAATAAGGCGATCCTAGATGAACAAGAATTACCAGAATCGGGTTATGCAAGCGAGTAAACGGGGTGTAGTGGCTGCACTCGCATGGATAGTTGCCTCAGCAGCAACCGCAAGTAGTAGCTCTCCAGAGCAAGCCATTAGCCATTTAACCCCGTACGAGGCTGTATACACAGCCTATAAGTGGGGTGACGACGTTGGCGAGGCAACACTAAAGTTAGAGTCGCTAAGTAACGGTCAATATTCCCTCACCTATTCTTCAAAGGTCTCTAAGTTTTTTCTCTCCGATAAACGTCATGAGCACTCTATCTTCAAAATTGATGAAGGTGCGTTAGTGCCGATAGAGTATCACTATACACGCACTGGCACAGGGCCAGACAAATCGTTGGATGTGACGTTTAACAAAGACCAAGAAGGTAAAATCAAAGTCAAAAAAGGCGATACATTTGACTATAATGGCGAATTCGACAATCAAATTTACCGTATCGATTTAGCCAATAAATTAGCCAATGGTGAAACCCAATTTGACTATAGTTTTATTAATTACCGTGGTGAATTAAGATCTTACGGCGTTGAAGTCATTAAGCGTGAGCCACTGGACTTACCTTTTGGCCAACTCGATGCTGTTAAAGTGAAGCTTATTCGTGACTCAAATAAGCGAGAAACATTTGCCTGGTTTGCGCCGACCCTCGATTTTGCGTTAGTGCGTTTACAACAGTTCAAAGATGGCGAAGAACAAGGCGACATAAAACTGAAGTCTTTCGATACCCTCGATTAAGAAAAAGCGGTCATCTTAACGAAACAACAGGGGGCGATTATATTGAGCCCCCTTTTTTATTCCTCATTTATCTTCCACCCCACTAACCATAAGGGTTAGTCCTATATCAACTATCACCCAAATTAATGCAAAAATCATGTAAAAATCTTGATCTTTGGGCAATTAAATAATACGTTTACCTAATGCTGGTCAGACCTCAAATTATTGCAAAGTTCTTCAAAGATTTTTGCGGTTTTCTGAGAGAATTCAGTCTAACGTTTAACGCCTTTTCAGGAGTGAAGTATGGCAGATTTTATATGGTTTTTACTGGTCGTTTTAGCACTGGCAATTGCCAGCTATCAACGCACCAGTTTGGTAACAGCAGTCGCCATGGGTGCGGGTGTGATGATTTTAGGTACCCTCTTTGGCGATATCGGCCTGTTTGGATGGGTAGTTTATTTAGCATTAACACTGCCTTTTACCCTTTCGAACATTCGACAGCCTTACATCACTAAGAAGCTTTTGGCGTTCTATAAAAAAGTGATGCCTGAAATGTCGAGCACTGAACAAGAAGCCATCGACGCCGGTACCGTGTGGTGGGACGGTGATATTTTCAGTGGTAAGCCTGACTGGGACAAGCTACACCGAATTCCAAAAGGCCGTCTTTCTGCTGAAGAGCAAGCCTTCTTAGACGGCCCCGTGGATAAAGTTTGTTCAATGGTGGACGAATGGCAAATTAATCACAAAGACGCCGACCTACCTCCTGAAATTTGGGACTTTTTGAAAGAGCACAAATTCTTCGCCATGATCATCAAGAAAAAGTATGGCGGCTTAGAATTTTCAGCTTACGCACAATCTCGCGTATTACAGAAGTTAGCTGGCGTGAGCGCCGTGCTTTCAAGTACGGTAGGCGTTCCTAACTCTCTTGGCCCTGGTGAACTGCTGCAACACTATGGCACCAAAGAACAGCAAGATCATTATTTACCGCGCCTAGCGGGCGGCGAAGAAATCCCTTGTTTTGCACTCACGGGCCCTGAAGCGGGTTCTGATGCAGGGGCAATCCCAGATGTGGGTATTGTGTGTAAGGGCGAATGGAACGGTGAAGAAGTGTTGGGTATGCGCCTAACCTTTAATAAGCGTTATATTACGCTTGCGCCTGTTGCGACAGTGATTGGCTTAGCATTTAAACTTCAAGATCCAGAAGGCTTACTAGGAAGCAATAAAGAGCCAGGCATTACCTGCGCTCTTATACCTCGTGATACCAAGGGTCTAGAAATTGGCCGTCGCCACTTCCCGCTTAACACGCCGTTCCAAAACGGGCCTATTCGCGGTGACGATATTTTTGTTCCAATCGATTACATTATTGGTGGCCCCTCAATGGCCGGTAAAGGCTGGCGTATGCTGGTAGAATGTTTATCGGTGGGTCGTTGTATCACTCTCCCTTCATCTGCAGCGGGTGGTGCTAAGGCGATTTCATTGGCAACCGGTGCTTATGCACGAATTCGCCGCCAATTCCGTATGCCTGTCGGCCATATGGAAGGTGTAGAAGAAATGCTTGCCCGTATTGGCGGCAACGCTTATTTAATGGATGGGGTGACCCGATTCTCTACCGTTGGTGTGGATTTAGGTGAGAAGCCTTCGGTCATTTCTGCCATTTGTAAATACCATCTTACCGAGAAAATGCGTCAGGTCGTAAATGACTCGATGGACGTTCATGGTGGTAAAGGCGTCATGCTTGGGCCAAACAACTACCTAGGTCGCGGTTATCAAGGTGTGCCCGTGTCAATTACAGTAGAAGGTGCGAATATCCTTACCCGAAATATGATGATTTTCGGTCAAGGCGCAATGCGCTGCCACCCATATGTACTTCAAGAGATTCAAGCTGCGTCTATCGACGACAAGAAAGAAGCGCTAAGTGCATTTGATAAGGCGGTATTTGGGCATATTGGCTTTGCCATTGCTAATACTGTGCGTAGTGTGTGGTTCTCTCTAACAAATGGTGCATTTAGTGGCGCGCCATTCGCCGACGAAACCGCACGCTATTACAAGTTACTGCAAGGTTACAGTGCTAACCTAGCGTTACTTACCGATGTTTCTATGGGCGTGCTGGGTGGCGATTTAAAACGTCGTGAACGTTTATCTGCCCGCCTTGGAGATATTTTAAGTGGCTTGTATCTTGGCAGTACAACCCTTAAGCGGTTCGATGAAGATGGCCGTTTGAAAGAAGATTTACCTTTGCTTCATTGGGCAATGCAAGACACCTTGCACGACATTGAAACTGCAATTGATGATTTTCTAGCGAACTTCCCGAACAAAGTTATCGCTGGCGTTATGCGTGCACTAGTGATGCCTTTCGGTCGTCGTGTTGGTAAACCTTCAGACAAAACTGAACACGCGATTGCGCAAATGTTACAAACACCGTGCACTGCACGTAGTCGCTTAGGATACGGACAGTACCTCACCCGTGAAGAAGGCAACTTGTTTGGTGATTTAGAGCAAACCTTGGATGACGTGCTTGCAGCTGAGCCTATTTTCGAGCGAATCTGTAAACACAAGAAGGCTAAGTTGCCCTTTACTCGCTTAGATGTACTGGCTGATGAAGCGCTATCGGAAGCGTTGATCAATGAAGATGAGGCGAACTTACTGCGTAAAACAGAAGCAGGCCGTTTGCGTACCATCAATGTTGACGACTTTGATCACGAAGAGCTTATTGCAAAAGTGAACTCACAAAGCGAAGAGAAAAAACGCAGTGGAAAAGCCGCGTAGTTAAAGGCGTTACTTAACTAAAAAGGTCACGTTTAACGTGACCTTTTTTTTGAAAACTTATTCATAGCATAAAACAAATAAAAAAGGCGCTTTAACAATAAGCGCCTTTTTCGTCAGTACTTTAAGCCTGTATTTAGCTTAACTGAAGTTTATCCATAAGCAGTACCGCTTGAGTACGCGTATTAATTTCTAGCTTACGCAAAATTGCACTGATGTGTGCTTTAATCGTTGCTTCAGTCACGTTCATTTCGTGGGCAATTTGTTTATTCATAAGGCCGTCACGAAGATAAGAAAGTACCTGAATTTGCTTAGGCGTAAGTTCTCTGAATCGTTGTAATAGTAATTTCAACTCATCATCCACTTTCTCAAGCTCGTCTTCCATACCTTCAGGAAGCCACTTTTTGCCACCAATGATATCGATAATCGCTTGTGCAATTTCTCGGGTTGGCGACACTTTCGGAATAAAACCTTGTGCGCCTAAGCTCATTACTTGAGCGACGACTTCAACAGTATCGCTACCAGACACTACACCAATTGGAATATTTGGAAATTGTTCACGCAAGGTAATGATGCCGTTGAAGTACTCTCCACCGGGCATGTTGAGGTCGAGAAGAACTAACTCAACACCGTCATATTCATTTAACTTAGCGACAGCATCGTCTAGGCTGCCTGCTTCAAGAATTTGGGCGTTTTCAAAATAGGGTTCCAACGCGCCGCTTAACGCTTCGCGAAATAATGGATGGTCATCTGCTACAAGTATTCTTGTCATTAGCGTTACTACTTCCTTATTATCTTTACAACCTAGGTTAATACGTTAACTAGAATTCGGAAAGCCCTATATCGGAAAAAATAGCATATTTTAGCGAAATTTCTTCTTTTTCAGCGGCAATTTAGTTGTTGAGGGGTTGGTGATAAAGGTAAAATCGCCCGCAAGTTTTAGCAATGAGTAAAAAATACGTGCAAAAACACGATAACCTGTTTGCCAACCCTTTGAACAAGGTTGCTGATTTTAAGTTTGATGAATCGGTTGTAGACGTATTCCCAGACATGATTCAACGATCGGTTCCTGGTTATGAATCCATTATTCATACTATTGGGGAATTAGCCAAGTCCGTGGTAACAGAAGACTCCAATGTTTACGACCTAGGTTGTTCACTGGGTGCCGCCAGTTTATCCGTTGCACGGGCTACCGAATCTAAACGCTGCAATATTATTGGTGTAGACAGTTCGCAGGCAATGGTTGAACGCTGCAAGCGCATGGTTCAAGCATTTAATTTGCCCAACCCCATCGATATTATTCAACAAAATGCGCAAGACACCACCATTGTTAACGGGTCTATGGTTATCATGAACTTTACCCTACAGTTCATTCCCCCCTCTGATCGCGCTGCCTTGTTGGCTAAAATTTATGAAGGCCTCAACCCTGGCGGGGTGTTGGTGCTGTCTGAGAAAATCAAACACCCCACTGTGGCGGGCAATGAATTGCTAATCGACCTTCATCACCAATTTAAACGCAATAATGGTTACAGTGAGTTGGAAGTGAGTCAAAAACGTGCATCGCTGGAAAAAGTGATGTTGACTGACACATTCGCCGAACACGAAAAGCGCCTATTAGAAGCTGGGTTTAGCGATGTTGTCATGTGGTTTAAATGCTACAATTTCACCTCTCTTGTTGCCATCAAGTAAGCCAATACCTAACGGAAGGACTAAATGAGTAAGCCAGAAGCGCAGTGGTTTAACGACTGTTATAAATCTCTTTTCGATACCCCTTTAA is from Alteromonas australica and encodes:
- a CDS encoding DUF2066 domain-containing protein: MNVIGVIKQLISLRKGSVRGCLGFWATSIVLSALVSGHVEATQVIQTNIAAIAVDDQSQRSQDSALKSAFKQVMIKITGNKDALQNPGVKAALRTPQAYLRSYRFDFREGETLYVAEFDKIKLNELLQREGLPLWGERRPETLLWMATEDSESGERQLLDETTPSEMREHLSAKAKERGLPLSFPLMDLTDRTTISIYDVWGRFVQSLTQASNRYSVDNVIGARVYKNEPGTVSEVPGETARLEQLQLDATRGDSQDLVTADLNDNPVAHESDYTAETAEQPYNTDAMSEAGDDDSVEGVTNVSMPPFTMDEFTTYAQRAEQGDYALDWVFVGGGKVSYGSIFADDPATLASLLVDAYSNYLSAQYAIIPGASDAEKVTITVSIANVNSVTSYANATAYLNSLSVVDSAALIQQEGSVATYTITLLGSAQDLINTVRLENKLRPVTDVYGQVVESYTFYWGN
- a CDS encoding DJ-1/PfpI family protein, with product MKIYFAIFDKVEELDLVGSWELIGLLAEMKLCEPPKLISLNSMNPSGEHGMRFNADIHFTENIFPDVLIVPGGSGARLAMEDPDVIQYLKETSSQSHSILSICTGMYLMQRAGLFANKKATTHWAFLDELKQDTSVEVIEERYIKDGNIWSSAGVSAGMDMTLAFVADYFDEAVASEIQLNAEYFPSPKIYGDAAVSNSKVSKYIKKAVE
- the cmoA gene encoding carboxy-S-adenosyl-L-methionine synthase CmoA, which translates into the protein MQKHDNLFANPLNKVADFKFDESVVDVFPDMIQRSVPGYESIIHTIGELAKSVVTEDSNVYDLGCSLGAASLSVARATESKRCNIIGVDSSQAMVERCKRMVQAFNLPNPIDIIQQNAQDTTIVNGSMVIMNFTLQFIPPSDRAALLAKIYEGLNPGGVLVLSEKIKHPTVAGNELLIDLHHQFKRNNGYSELEVSQKRASLEKVMLTDTFAEHEKRLLEAGFSDVVMWFKCYNFTSLVAIK
- a CDS encoding DUF3108 domain-containing protein, coding for MNKNYQNRVMQASKRGVVAALAWIVASAATASSSSPEQAISHLTPYEAVYTAYKWGDDVGEATLKLESLSNGQYSLTYSSKVSKFFLSDKRHEHSIFKIDEGALVPIEYHYTRTGTGPDKSLDVTFNKDQEGKIKVKKGDTFDYNGEFDNQIYRIDLANKLANGETQFDYSFINYRGELRSYGVEVIKREPLDLPFGQLDAVKVKLIRDSNKRETFAWFAPTLDFALVRLQQFKDGEEQGDIKLKSFDTLD
- a CDS encoding toxin-antitoxin system HicB family antitoxin encodes the protein MSTLTVRLPDDKHNRLKALAAHKKLSLNKLIEELSTQAIAEFDTEVRFKAIAATGDKKKGLELLDKLDSHFGS
- the fadE gene encoding acyl-CoA dehydrogenase FadE, which translates into the protein MADFIWFLLVVLALAIASYQRTSLVTAVAMGAGVMILGTLFGDIGLFGWVVYLALTLPFTLSNIRQPYITKKLLAFYKKVMPEMSSTEQEAIDAGTVWWDGDIFSGKPDWDKLHRIPKGRLSAEEQAFLDGPVDKVCSMVDEWQINHKDADLPPEIWDFLKEHKFFAMIIKKKYGGLEFSAYAQSRVLQKLAGVSAVLSSTVGVPNSLGPGELLQHYGTKEQQDHYLPRLAGGEEIPCFALTGPEAGSDAGAIPDVGIVCKGEWNGEEVLGMRLTFNKRYITLAPVATVIGLAFKLQDPEGLLGSNKEPGITCALIPRDTKGLEIGRRHFPLNTPFQNGPIRGDDIFVPIDYIIGGPSMAGKGWRMLVECLSVGRCITLPSSAAGGAKAISLATGAYARIRRQFRMPVGHMEGVEEMLARIGGNAYLMDGVTRFSTVGVDLGEKPSVISAICKYHLTEKMRQVVNDSMDVHGGKGVMLGPNNYLGRGYQGVPVSITVEGANILTRNMMIFGQGAMRCHPYVLQEIQAASIDDKKEALSAFDKAVFGHIGFAIANTVRSVWFSLTNGAFSGAPFADETARYYKLLQGYSANLALLTDVSMGVLGGDLKRRERLSARLGDILSGLYLGSTTLKRFDEDGRLKEDLPLLHWAMQDTLHDIETAIDDFLANFPNKVIAGVMRALVMPFGRRVGKPSDKTEHAIAQMLQTPCTARSRLGYGQYLTREEGNLFGDLEQTLDDVLAAEPIFERICKHKKAKLPFTRLDVLADEALSEALINEDEANLLRKTEAGRLRTINVDDFDHEELIAKVNSQSEEKKRSGKAA
- the hda gene encoding DnaA regulatory inactivator Hda translates to MIDTFTSQLPLPVTLPTDETFESIIDKGNQEVVTLLKDVATGMPQWRDEPRLVSLASLHLPLVTLQGGSGVGKSHLLYALCHQLATQQVNHIYINLNQHAQWSLDIFDGLENLSLICLDNIHAVAGITAWEEALFDLFNRVIENPGALVVGSSQLGPSHPKFVLPDLRSRLAWGVIYHLNTLDDDSRKDVLRLRASQRGLKLSEQALQFLLYHSDRDLRSLLGLLERLDTRSLQEQKKLSVAMVKRELGLP
- a CDS encoding response regulator transcription factor, which encodes MTRILVADDHPLFREALSGALEPYFENAQILEAGSLDDAVAKLNEYDGVELVLLDLNMPGGEYFNGIITLREQFPNIPIGVVSGSDTVEVVAQVMSLGAQGFIPKVSPTREIAQAIIDIIGGKKWLPEGMEDELEKVDDELKLLLQRFRELTPKQIQVLSYLRDGLMNKQIAHEMNVTEATIKAHISAILRKLEINTRTQAVLLMDKLQLS
- a CDS encoding putative toxin-antitoxin system toxin component, PIN family produces the protein MNKVVIDTSVLISALIGKTGPAREVIRQCLLGQLKPLISTTLFLEYEAVSKRDKIKELCPLIEDEVSELLAAFFSVCEWVQIHYLWRPNLKDEGDNFLIELAVAGNAESIITNNLKDLRNAELQFDGLKVLAPEDYLRGV
- the purN gene encoding phosphoribosylglycinamide formyltransferase, with amino-acid sequence MSTTKAKLCVLISGNGSNLQAMIDAVDAGRLNAEIVGVISNRPNAYGLTRAENAGIKTLCLDHTEYADRAAYDVELQRAIESLQADAIVLAGFMRILTPEFVDAFAGKLLNIHPSLLPKYKGLNTHQRAIDNGDKEHGVSVHFVTPELDGGPVIIQSRVPVFEDDTADDLAERVQEQERRIYPLVLSWFSAGRLKMLNNKAILDEQELPESGYASE
- the purM gene encoding phosphoribosylformylglycinamidine cyclo-ligase, whose translation is MSENKTSLSYKDAGVDIDAGNQLVERIKSVTKKTHRPEVKGNLGGFGALCELPTKYKKPLLVSGTDGVGTKLRVAMDANRHDGVGIDLVAMCVNDLIVQGAEPLFFLDYYATGKLDVDVAASVVTGIGEGCEQAGCALIGGETAEMPGMYHDGDYDIAGFCVGVVEADNVIDGSKVKPGQKLIALGSSGPHSNGYSLIRKILEVSEADVNEALEGQPLIEHLLAPTRIYVKSVLALLEEVDVSAISHITGGGFWENIPRVLPDDAKVVIDESSWQWPSIFNWLQEKGNVTQHEMYRTFNCGVGLVIVVDENVVEQALAILKAHGENAWLIGHIEAKDGEQQVEINS